One Diabrotica virgifera virgifera chromosome 3, PGI_DIABVI_V3a genomic window carries:
- the LOC126881790 gene encoding uncharacterized protein LOC126881790 — MTSHKPRSRLNLGLEVPLLSTGAISVEKCARRYLQEHPVEIGGFDENGQPITVEIDESYFFPRKYNRGAYRPGRWIFGAVERNSGKLFVIPVAAKSEEILLPIISRMILPGSIIVSDGWRAYTNIGRLEGGVYEHRVVIHQQNFVDPDDDSVHTQTIESVWMRAKKKLRRQCGTSRDLFESYLDEFQWRERIKNRDRFVEFLICLQEQFVV, encoded by the exons ATGACTTCCCACAAACCCAGATCAAGATTGAATCTGGGGTTGGAAGTCCCACTATTGTCGACTGGTGCAATTTCTGTCGAGAAGTGTGCACGCAGATATTTGCAAGAGCACCCTGTGGAAATTGGAGGATTCGATGAAAATGGTCAACCCATTACGGTAGAAATTGATGAATCCTACTTCTTCCCCAGGAAGTACAATAGAGGTGCTTACAGGCCCGGACGCTGGATTTTTGGTGCTGTGGAGAGGAATAGTGGCAAATTATTCGTGATACCGGTGGCAGCAAAAAGCGAGGAAATACTATTGCCCATCATATCCAG AATGATTTTACCGGGGTCAATAATTGTCTCTGATGGATGGAGAGCGTATACCAATATCGGTCGCTTAGAAGGAGGGGTGTATGAACACAGGGTTGTGATTCATCAGCAAAATTTTGTAGACCCTGATGATGATAGTGTTCATACACAGACCATTGAAAGTGTGTGGATGCGAGCAAAAAAGAAGCTCCGCAGGCAATGCGGAACTTCTAGAGATTTGTTCGAATCATATCTGGACGAATTTCAATGGAGAGAGCGGATAAAAAACAGGGACAGATTCGTAGAGTTTTTAATTTGTCTACAAGAACAGTTCGTAGTTTAG